One stretch of Serinicoccus hydrothermalis DNA includes these proteins:
- a CDS encoding ArsI/CadI family heavy metal resistance metalloenzyme produces MSRVQLALDVVDLDASVDFYSTLFGVGPHKRRPGYANFAITEPPLKLVLIQTDSAARGTGAKGALNHLGVEVDSVEEVAGARTRLSDSGLATFDENDTTCCYALQDKVWVHDPAGAPWEVYVVKDENPADAQPATASRPVLESSPGCCPASGVEA; encoded by the coding sequence ATGAGCCGCGTGCAGCTCGCCCTCGACGTCGTCGACCTCGACGCGTCCGTCGACTTCTACTCCACCCTCTTCGGGGTCGGCCCGCACAAACGCCGCCCGGGCTACGCCAACTTCGCCATCACCGAGCCCCCGCTGAAGCTGGTGCTCATCCAGACCGACAGCGCCGCCCGCGGCACCGGAGCCAAGGGCGCCCTGAACCACCTCGGGGTCGAGGTCGACAGCGTGGAGGAGGTGGCGGGGGCCCGCACCCGGCTGAGTGACAGCGGTCTGGCCACCTTCGACGAGAACGACACCACCTGCTGCTACGCCCTGCAGGACAAGGTGTGGGTGCACGACCCGGCGGGTGCACCGTGGGAGGTCTACGTCGTCAAGGACGAGAACCCCGCGGACGCGCAGCCGGCCACCGCCTCCCGGCCGGTCCTCGAATCTTCGCCGGGGTGCTGCCCGGCCTCGGGCGTCGAGGCGTGA
- a CDS encoding RHS repeat domain-containing protein: protein MKYHFNNGAALDQIEDQRGNTITMNYSGGELASITDTLGGTTTFAHNSDGFVTSITDPDGRSVTYGYTGRDLTSVTDQTGATTGYGYDAEHNLTSITDPRGGITRYGYNADDELTSVEWADSTTASPKVTTYDRSINDRVEVTQPNGNDEWLYYFDTQGRLEKTSTPRSGPDTEYAYDVNNSVTTYTNNTGGLGTLSYDGYNVESIQSDNGAKSEFKYESPNTGDRPSKYTNAQGVALDYQWNNSQEMTRVEQNQVVMAQMSYRSASQSCSGSLAQATDGRGQVTTYTYDSRCRMTKVDRPAPMGDTTMTYDSFDRVRTVTDGRGAKQTISYDANDRVTSVVYTRSGVTGTDKVEYTYDGNGNRTTRIDTVPGAGAKTSTWALDARNRVTNEVLPEGNNTYTYDKAGNLASLTNGWGTTSYTYDDENDVASITPPVGDPITFDYYEHTYAAVKFPNLVTDAQHYDTDGRIQKIDHYYDDPNLADDYRKYTQWDYDYNGTDSIYSITDDTYDYSLDYTYDANGRIASSYGTSEGDIFEENSYSYDANSNRTAWTIGSRGSTWDYTASYNNADQLTSVSKDGGPATTYSYDQAGNQTANSEGAAATYDTRGRATQLEHEASNRGSETATYNGTSQVERTKIGGWTFKNSLLGITSSTQSAEGTRHYVHAPDGRVLAEYRAKNNTWRYYLSNHQGSITGGTDDAGDRTESYGYGPYGEYAYGSGGGTDLIHWRYTGEWLDGTSVTGNGYYKIGLRYYDNTLGRWAQTDPAERAINPMQPAEAQPYNYSGCNPTNQTDPTGAAPSGTCIAGAIGLGLGIAGLMASGVGAAIAATNAAAAAAAGTAVTTAGGTAAAAEVVGVLASAGSLGIGGYLSAVDCR, encoded by the coding sequence ATGAAGTATCACTTCAACAACGGCGCAGCCCTGGACCAGATCGAGGACCAGCGCGGTAACACGATCACGATGAACTACTCCGGTGGTGAGCTGGCCTCGATCACCGACACCCTCGGTGGGACGACCACGTTCGCGCACAACTCCGATGGGTTCGTGACCTCGATCACCGACCCGGACGGGCGGTCGGTGACCTACGGGTACACCGGGCGGGACCTGACCTCGGTGACCGACCAGACCGGTGCCACCACCGGCTACGGCTACGACGCGGAGCACAACCTGACCTCGATCACCGACCCCCGAGGCGGCATCACCCGGTACGGCTACAACGCCGACGACGAGCTCACCTCCGTGGAGTGGGCCGACTCCACCACCGCCTCCCCGAAGGTCACCACCTACGACCGCTCGATCAACGACCGGGTGGAGGTGACCCAACCGAACGGCAACGACGAGTGGCTCTACTACTTCGATACGCAGGGGCGTCTTGAGAAGACAAGCACCCCCCGTTCCGGTCCGGACACGGAGTACGCCTACGACGTCAACAACTCGGTCACGACCTATACCAACAACACCGGTGGGCTGGGCACCCTGTCCTACGACGGGTACAACGTCGAGTCGATCCAGTCCGACAACGGCGCCAAGTCCGAGTTCAAGTATGAAAGCCCGAACACCGGGGACCGGCCGAGCAAGTACACCAACGCCCAGGGCGTAGCACTGGACTACCAGTGGAACAACTCCCAGGAGATGACGCGCGTGGAGCAGAACCAGGTGGTGATGGCGCAGATGAGCTACCGGTCGGCCTCACAGTCCTGCTCCGGGTCGCTGGCGCAGGCCACCGACGGACGCGGCCAGGTCACCACCTACACCTATGACTCGCGGTGCCGGATGACGAAGGTGGACCGGCCAGCACCGATGGGCGACACCACCATGACGTATGACTCCTTCGACCGGGTCCGCACCGTCACCGACGGGCGCGGCGCGAAGCAGACCATCAGCTACGACGCGAACGACCGGGTTACCTCCGTGGTCTACACCCGCAGCGGGGTCACCGGAACCGACAAGGTCGAGTACACCTACGACGGCAACGGCAACCGCACCACCCGCATCGACACCGTCCCCGGCGCCGGCGCGAAGACCTCCACCTGGGCGTTGGACGCCCGAAACCGGGTCACCAACGAGGTGCTGCCCGAGGGCAACAACACCTACACCTACGACAAGGCGGGCAACCTGGCCTCGTTGACGAACGGGTGGGGCACCACCAGCTACACCTATGACGACGAGAACGACGTCGCCTCGATCACCCCGCCGGTCGGGGACCCGATCACCTTCGACTACTACGAGCACACCTACGCCGCGGTCAAGTTCCCGAACCTGGTGACCGATGCCCAGCACTACGACACCGACGGCCGGATCCAGAAGATCGACCACTACTACGACGACCCGAACCTGGCCGATGACTATCGCAAGTACACGCAGTGGGACTACGACTACAACGGCACCGACTCGATCTACTCCATCACCGACGACACCTACGACTACTCGTTGGACTACACCTACGACGCCAACGGGCGGATCGCGTCCTCCTACGGAACCTCCGAGGGCGACATCTTCGAGGAGAACTCCTACAGCTACGACGCGAACTCCAACCGCACCGCCTGGACCATCGGCTCGCGCGGGTCGACCTGGGACTACACGGCGTCCTACAACAACGCCGACCAGCTGACCTCGGTCTCCAAGGACGGCGGGCCAGCGACCACGTACAGCTACGACCAGGCGGGGAACCAGACCGCGAACAGCGAGGGCGCCGCGGCGACCTACGACACCCGGGGCCGGGCCACCCAGCTCGAGCACGAGGCCTCCAACCGGGGCAGTGAGACCGCGACCTACAACGGCACCTCCCAGGTCGAACGCACCAAGATCGGTGGCTGGACGTTCAAGAACTCCCTGCTCGGGATCACCTCCTCCACCCAGTCCGCCGAAGGGACCAGGCACTACGTGCACGCCCCCGACGGGCGGGTGCTGGCCGAGTACCGCGCGAAGAACAACACCTGGCGGTACTACCTGAGCAACCACCAGGGCTCCATCACCGGCGGCACCGACGATGCCGGGGACCGGACCGAGTCCTACGGGTACGGCCCTTACGGTGAGTACGCCTATGGCTCCGGCGGCGGCACCGATCTCATCCACTGGCGCTACACCGGCGAATGGCTCGACGGCACCTCCGTCACCGGAAACGGCTACTACAAGATCGGCCTGCGCTACTACGACAACACCCTCGGCCGATGGGCCCAGACCGACCCCGCCGAACGCGCCATCAACCCCATGCAACCCGCCGAAGCCCAGCCCTACAACTACTCCGGCTGCAACCCCACCAACCAAACCGACCCCACCGGCGCCGCGCCGTCCGGGACCTGCATCGCCGGTGCCATCGGGCTGGGTTTGGGGATAGCCGGGCTGATGGCTAGCGGTGTTGGAGCGGCGATCGCAGCGACGAACGCGGCAGCGGCGGCAGCGGCGGGCACGGCGGTCACGACGGCAGGGGGGACAGCGGCGGCTGCAGAGGTAGTGGGCGTATTGGCCTCTGCGGGTTCCCTCGGCATTGGGGGTTACCTCTCTGCAGTGGATTGTCGATGA
- a CDS encoding DNRLRE domain-containing protein, producing MLAAEGDPAEPWEGPYASEEAPVGEVREPRDAVDIDLERPVLEPGDEVIAQRTETSKTFVGEEPGLFETRVFTEPVHVATDEGWVDVDTELVGEGGRWVPQTSPVGVSLAGDAEDESLAQVDLEDGVSVGWGWSGAADAARASAPEKSLMAAASEGAGEGVVDGDTVTYEDVTDGVSMQLSPTATGVKEDLVLDDAQVPGVFFFDLDVDGASVVEAGGGVHFLDEAGEVVGVIPAGFMEDAEGQVSDDVTIEVVGSQDAPRLKVSIDTDWLQEDGRVFPVRVDPTVTFTSGVVDTHVESDRPTTNFSGYSFMRVGKQPNGKIGRGFVRFDLSSLSGKTIDYAQLRLNNRTSIDCTPRKVTAHRVTQSWSTVGMTYPGPGFADIPAGDVTIGAGASGCDMEQARIWVSGVVRDWASGEVDNHGFMLKGNEQDTSSLKYLDTSEFSDPARRPQLVVSWRESMLGSLGYYTMSTQQLTDRTQMSVNLSNGNLFVQGADVSLAGVAGMGLSVNRFYNSREDAVNPARAGQTGTGWTLDVGSDIRLSVNGYDEEAFFEGPSGYRITFPYNRADQEYGKPVGLNAELTRSGNDYTVHLVDSVNRPGFGGGS from the coding sequence GTGCTAGCGGCCGAGGGTGACCCGGCTGAGCCGTGGGAGGGGCCGTACGCCTCGGAGGAGGCGCCGGTGGGGGAGGTGCGTGAGCCGCGGGACGCGGTGGATATCGATCTGGAGCGGCCGGTGCTCGAGCCGGGTGATGAGGTCATTGCGCAGCGCACGGAGACGTCGAAGACGTTCGTGGGGGAGGAGCCGGGGCTGTTCGAGACCCGGGTGTTCACCGAACCGGTGCACGTGGCCACCGACGAGGGGTGGGTGGATGTGGACACCGAGCTGGTCGGGGAGGGTGGCCGGTGGGTGCCGCAGACCTCCCCGGTGGGGGTGTCGTTGGCCGGTGATGCTGAGGATGAGTCGCTGGCGCAGGTGGACCTGGAGGACGGGGTGTCGGTCGGGTGGGGCTGGTCGGGCGCGGCGGACGCCGCCCGTGCGTCGGCGCCGGAGAAGTCGTTGATGGCCGCTGCCAGTGAGGGTGCTGGCGAGGGGGTCGTGGATGGGGACACGGTCACCTACGAGGACGTGACCGACGGGGTGTCGATGCAGCTGAGCCCGACGGCGACGGGGGTGAAGGAGGACCTGGTCCTGGACGATGCGCAGGTGCCGGGCGTGTTCTTCTTCGACCTGGACGTGGACGGTGCTTCGGTGGTGGAGGCCGGTGGGGGTGTGCATTTCCTGGATGAGGCCGGTGAGGTCGTGGGGGTGATCCCGGCCGGGTTCATGGAGGACGCCGAGGGTCAGGTCTCCGATGATGTGACGATCGAGGTCGTCGGGTCGCAGGACGCCCCGCGGTTGAAGGTGTCGATCGACACCGACTGGCTGCAGGAGGATGGCCGGGTGTTCCCGGTGCGGGTGGACCCGACGGTGACGTTCACCTCGGGGGTGGTGGACACCCATGTGGAGTCCGACCGCCCGACCACGAACTTCTCGGGGTACTCGTTCATGCGCGTCGGCAAGCAGCCGAACGGGAAGATCGGCCGCGGTTTCGTGCGGTTCGACCTGTCGTCGTTGTCGGGCAAGACGATCGACTACGCCCAGCTGCGGCTGAACAACCGGACCTCGATCGACTGCACCCCTCGTAAGGTCACGGCGCACCGGGTCACCCAGTCGTGGTCCACGGTGGGGATGACCTACCCCGGTCCGGGCTTCGCCGACATCCCGGCTGGCGACGTCACCATCGGCGCCGGTGCGTCCGGTTGTGACATGGAGCAGGCCCGCATATGGGTCTCGGGCGTGGTGCGGGACTGGGCCTCGGGCGAGGTCGACAACCACGGTTTCATGCTGAAGGGCAACGAGCAGGACACGTCCTCCCTGAAGTACCTGGACACCAGTGAGTTCTCGGACCCGGCCCGGCGTCCGCAGCTGGTGGTGTCCTGGCGGGAGTCGATGCTGGGCTCGCTGGGTTACTACACGATGAGCACCCAGCAGCTGACCGACCGGACCCAGATGTCGGTCAACCTCTCCAACGGCAACCTGTTCGTGCAGGGCGCGGATGTGTCCCTGGCCGGCGTCGCCGGCATGGGCCTGTCGGTGAACCGGTTCTACAACTCCCGCGAGGACGCGGTGAACCCGGCCCGGGCCGGGCAGACCGGGACGGGGTGGACCCTGGACGTCGGCTCCGACATCCGCCTGTCGGTGAACGGGTACGACGAGGAAGCCTTCTTCGAGGGCCCCTCGGGGTATCGCATCACCTTCCCCTACAACCGGGCCGACCAGGAGTACGGCAAGCCGGTCGGGTTGAACGCCGAGCTGACCAGGTCCGGTAACGACTACACGGTGCACCTGGTCGACTCCGTGAACCGCCCCGGGTTTGGTGGAGGGTCTTGA
- the arsB gene encoding ACR3 family arsenite efflux transporter: MVLGLALGRTVPGLGAALDAVQLHGISLPIAIGLLVMMYPPLAKVRYDRLGAVTSDRRLMAGSLVLNWVLGPALMFALAWLMLPDLPEYRTGLIIVGLARCIAMVIIWNDLACGDREAAALLVALNSLFQIVAFAGLGWFYLTVLPGWLGLEQSALEVSFLQIAVSVLVFLGVPLLAGYLSRAIGERTRGRAWYEGVFLPRISPFALLGLLFTIVLLFALQGERITSQPLDVARIAIPLLAYFTIMWGGGYVLGNALGLGYERTTTLAFTAAGNNFELAIAVAVATFGVTSGQALAGVVGPLIEVPVLVALVYVSLALRRRAGTPHPRSAQERP, from the coding sequence ATGGTCCTGGGTCTGGCCCTCGGCCGCACGGTCCCGGGCCTGGGCGCGGCGCTCGACGCGGTGCAGCTGCACGGCATCTCGCTCCCCATCGCCATCGGCCTGCTCGTCATGATGTACCCGCCGCTGGCCAAGGTCCGCTATGACCGCCTGGGGGCCGTGACCTCGGACCGGCGTCTCATGGCCGGGTCGCTGGTCCTCAACTGGGTGCTCGGCCCCGCCCTGATGTTCGCCCTCGCGTGGCTGATGCTGCCCGACCTGCCGGAGTACCGCACCGGCCTCATCATCGTCGGGCTCGCTCGCTGCATCGCGATGGTCATCATCTGGAACGACCTGGCCTGCGGTGACCGGGAGGCCGCGGCCCTGCTGGTCGCCCTCAACTCGCTGTTCCAGATCGTCGCCTTCGCCGGCCTCGGGTGGTTCTACCTGACCGTCCTGCCCGGGTGGCTCGGGCTCGAGCAGAGCGCCCTGGAGGTCTCCTTCCTCCAGATCGCCGTCTCCGTGCTGGTGTTCCTCGGCGTCCCCCTGCTCGCCGGCTACCTCTCCCGCGCCATCGGCGAGCGGACCAGGGGCCGAGCCTGGTACGAGGGCGTGTTCCTGCCACGCATCTCCCCGTTCGCCCTGCTCGGGCTGCTCTTCACGATCGTCCTGCTCTTCGCGCTGCAGGGAGAGCGCATCACCAGCCAGCCCCTCGACGTCGCCCGGATCGCCATCCCGCTCCTGGCCTACTTCACCATCATGTGGGGCGGTGGCTACGTCCTTGGGAACGCCCTGGGGCTCGGCTACGAGCGGACCACGACCCTGGCCTTCACCGCCGCCGGAAACAACTTCGAGCTCGCCATCGCCGTCGCCGTCGCCACCTTCGGGGTCACCTCCGGCCAGGCCTTGGCCGGCGTCGTCGGCCCCCTCATCGAGGTACCCGTCCTCGTCGCCCTCGTCTACGTGTCGCTGGCCCTGCGACGCCGAGCCGGCACTCCTCACCCACGATCCGCCCAGGAAAGACCATGA
- a CDS encoding arsenate reductase ArsC, with protein sequence MTSSRPDAYTAIVEDLTYSYEGTFSRESVQLAVDQARQQLENVSTIPTFLPVLVAKDARERLSAAAQAEGRLTKKVPELLFVCVHNAGRSQMAAALAEHLSNGRVHVRSAGSQPSQQLNPLVVQALAERGIALTEAYPKPLTDSVTRAADVIVTMGCGDACPVYPGRRYEDWTVADPDGANLAAVRDIRDDIQARVTALLREVLD encoded by the coding sequence ATGACCTCATCCCGGCCCGATGCCTACACCGCCATCGTCGAGGACCTGACGTACTCCTACGAGGGAACCTTCTCCCGGGAGTCGGTCCAGCTCGCGGTGGACCAGGCCCGGCAGCAGCTGGAGAACGTCTCGACGATCCCCACGTTCCTTCCCGTGCTCGTGGCTAAGGACGCACGGGAACGGCTGAGCGCGGCGGCCCAGGCGGAGGGGCGCCTCACCAAGAAAGTCCCCGAGCTGCTCTTCGTGTGTGTGCACAACGCCGGACGCTCCCAGATGGCCGCAGCGCTGGCCGAGCACCTGTCCAACGGGCGGGTGCACGTGCGATCGGCCGGTTCGCAGCCCTCCCAGCAGCTCAACCCGCTGGTCGTCCAGGCCCTGGCGGAACGAGGGATCGCCCTGACCGAGGCATACCCCAAGCCTCTGACCGACTCGGTGACGCGCGCCGCCGACGTCATCGTCACCATGGGCTGCGGTGACGCCTGCCCGGTCTACCCGGGCCGCCGCTACGAGGACTGGACCGTCGCCGACCCCGACGGCGCCAACCTGGCCGCGGTGCGCGACATCCGCGACGACATCCAGGCCCGCGTCACCGCGCTCCTGCGCGAAGTCCTCGACTGA
- a CDS encoding ArsR/SmtB family transcription factor produces MTIAPAPDGRAQLAQAVEHCCATEGSSPITREDADLVARLLKAVADPVRLQILGIVRCSPGMEVCACDLPAPLGIAQPTVSHHLKILVGAGLLTRERRGQWAWFTLEPDRLSLARRALEV; encoded by the coding sequence ATGACCATTGCCCCAGCGCCCGACGGCCGCGCACAGCTCGCCCAGGCCGTCGAGCACTGCTGCGCCACCGAGGGCAGCTCGCCCATCACCCGTGAGGACGCCGACCTCGTCGCCCGTCTTCTCAAGGCTGTCGCCGACCCCGTCCGCCTGCAGATCCTCGGGATCGTGCGCTGCTCACCCGGGATGGAAGTGTGCGCCTGCGACTTGCCCGCGCCTCTTGGCATCGCCCAGCCCACCGTGAGCCACCACCTCAAGATCCTGGTCGGGGCCGGGCTGCTCACCCGTGAGCGTCGTGGTCAGTGGGCGTGGTTCACCCTGGAGCCGGACCGGCTCTCGCTGGCCCGGCGCGCCCTGGAGGTCTGA
- a CDS encoding arsenate reductase ArsC yields MTSSPRPSVLFVCVHNAGRSQMAQAWLTHLAGDAVEVRSAGSAPADEINPAAVEAMREVGIDISQARPTVLTTDSVHRSDVVITMGCGDACPIYPGKRYEDWSLDDPAGRGIDAVRPIRDAIRQRVVDLLASLGATASTQHG; encoded by the coding sequence ATGACCAGCAGCCCCCGCCCCTCAGTCCTATTCGTCTGCGTGCACAACGCCGGCCGCTCCCAGATGGCCCAGGCCTGGCTGACCCACCTCGCCGGCGACGCCGTCGAGGTCCGGTCCGCCGGGTCCGCGCCGGCTGACGAGATCAACCCCGCCGCGGTCGAGGCCATGCGCGAGGTCGGCATCGACATCAGCCAGGCCCGACCCACCGTCCTCACCACCGACTCCGTCCACCGCTCCGACGTCGTCATCACCATGGGGTGCGGCGACGCCTGCCCCATCTACCCCGGCAAGCGTTACGAGGACTGGTCGCTGGATGACCCCGCAGGCCGAGGAATCGATGCCGTGCGCCCCATCCGGGACGCCATCCGTCAGCGCGTCGTCGACCTGCTGGCCTCCCTGGGCGCCACCGCCTCGACCCAGCACGGATAG
- a CDS encoding xanthine dehydrogenase small subunit yields MTATAPQAGPAVDAAAGVEITANGHSFAGERPEPHISVLDWLRSRGLTGAKEGCAEGECGACSVLVRRPDGEGSRWTAINSCLVPAAALDGQEVITSEGLGSPEALHPVQQEMAERGGSQCGYCTPGFVCSMAAEFYRPGRTPAEADPASASASDDHECGPNGFDLHALSGNLCRCTGYRPIQDAAYALGMPEQVDEIASRQQQPAPAARVTSLDGEHGSFRRPADLAETLELLAEHPDAVLVAGSTDWGVELTLRHRRAPLSVAIDHLPELRTLTVEQDRIEIGAALSLSEIERRLEGAVPMLDQLFPQFASRLIRNGATLGGNLGTGSPIGDSPPALLALDARLVLTSARGSREVALSDYFTDYRRSVKAPDELIERIVVPQPQPTHVAFHKIAKRRFDDISGVAIAFGLDLAQDQTVRTIRIGLGGVAATPLRARATEELLTGRRWDDEAVNLAAATLGDEGTPMDDHRASAAYRAAMLRQSLLKFYVQTTAEVAR; encoded by the coding sequence ATGACAGCAACAGCCCCCCAGGCCGGCCCAGCGGTTGACGCGGCGGCAGGTGTCGAGATCACCGCCAACGGCCACAGCTTCGCCGGCGAACGCCCCGAGCCGCACATCTCCGTGCTGGACTGGCTGCGCAGCCGTGGGCTGACCGGGGCCAAGGAGGGCTGCGCCGAGGGAGAGTGTGGTGCCTGCTCGGTCCTCGTCCGCCGCCCCGACGGCGAGGGCAGCCGGTGGACCGCCATCAACTCCTGCCTCGTGCCCGCCGCCGCGCTGGACGGCCAGGAGGTCATCACCTCCGAGGGCCTCGGCTCGCCGGAGGCCCTGCACCCGGTCCAGCAGGAGATGGCCGAGCGCGGCGGCTCGCAGTGCGGCTACTGCACCCCCGGCTTCGTCTGCTCGATGGCCGCGGAGTTCTACCGTCCTGGGCGCACGCCGGCAGAGGCGGACCCGGCGTCCGCCTCCGCATCCGACGACCACGAGTGCGGCCCCAACGGCTTCGACCTGCACGCCCTCTCCGGCAACCTGTGCCGCTGCACCGGCTACCGGCCGATCCAGGACGCGGCATACGCCCTGGGTATGCCCGAGCAGGTCGACGAGATCGCGTCCCGGCAGCAGCAACCGGCCCCGGCGGCCAGGGTCACCAGCCTCGACGGCGAGCACGGATCCTTCCGGCGCCCGGCCGACCTGGCGGAGACGCTCGAGCTGCTGGCCGAGCACCCGGACGCGGTGCTGGTCGCCGGCAGCACCGACTGGGGCGTCGAGCTCACCCTGCGCCACCGGCGCGCACCGCTGAGCGTGGCGATCGACCACCTGCCCGAGCTGCGCACCCTCACGGTGGAGCAGGACCGCATCGAGATCGGCGCCGCCCTCAGCCTCTCCGAGATCGAGCGCAGGCTGGAGGGGGCGGTGCCGATGCTGGACCAGCTCTTCCCGCAGTTCGCCTCCCGGCTCATCCGCAACGGCGCGACCCTCGGCGGCAACCTCGGCACCGGCTCGCCGATCGGCGACAGCCCGCCGGCCCTGCTGGCGCTCGACGCCCGACTGGTCCTCACCTCGGCCCGCGGGAGCCGCGAGGTCGCCCTGAGCGACTACTTCACCGACTACCGGCGCAGCGTCAAGGCTCCCGACGAGCTCATCGAGCGCATCGTCGTGCCGCAGCCGCAGCCGACCCATGTCGCCTTCCACAAGATCGCCAAACGCCGCTTCGACGACATCTCCGGCGTGGCGATCGCCTTCGGCCTGGACCTGGCCCAGGATCAGACCGTGCGCACGATCCGCATCGGCCTGGGCGGGGTCGCCGCCACCCCGCTGCGCGCCCGGGCCACCGAGGAGCTGCTCACCGGCCGCCGGTGGGACGACGAGGCCGTCAATCTCGCCGCCGCCACCCTGGGCGACGAGGGCACCCCCATGGACGACCACCGCGCCAGCGCCGCCTACCGCGCCGCGATGCTGCGCCAGTCCCTGCTGAAGTTCTACGTCCAGACCACTGCGGAGGTGGCCCGATGA